The following are from one region of the Pseudomonas putida genome:
- a CDS encoding coniferyl aldehyde dehydrogenase codes for MNSPSALPPVLSDLDLAATFAAQRQAFAGNPLPPAAQRRQWLKSLRAALLAGQAELIEAIGQDFAGRSADETLLAELMPSVQGLRHAEKHLQRWMRASRRRVGLAFQPASAQVRYQPLGVVGIIVPWNYPLFLAIGPLTCALAAGNRVMLKLSEATPATGQALKQLLERVFPSDLVSVVLGEVEVGQAFARLPFDHLLFTGATSVGRQVMLAAAHNLTPVTLELGGKSPAIVSADVPLDTAAERIAFGKTLNAGQTCVAPDYVLVPRERLEAFSDAYQRAVRRLYPRIADNPDYTAIINQRQLQRLQHLLDDARAKGAQVLDLYPGETRQGRRLPPHLLLRVNDGMQVMQDEIFGPLLPLVPYDSLEQALAYINQRPRPLALYYFGYDRAAQEQVLRHTHSGGVCLNDTLLHVAQDDLPFGGIGPSGMGHYHGHDGFLTFSKAKAVLAKQRFNAARLIYPPYGKALQRLVFKLFIR; via the coding sequence ATGAACTCGCCCAGTGCCTTGCCCCCTGTGCTATCCGACCTCGACCTTGCGGCGACGTTCGCCGCGCAGCGCCAGGCCTTTGCCGGCAACCCGCTGCCGCCGGCGGCACAGCGGCGCCAATGGCTGAAAAGCCTGCGTGCAGCCCTGCTGGCCGGCCAGGCCGAACTGATCGAGGCCATCGGCCAGGACTTTGCAGGGCGCAGCGCCGACGAGACCCTGCTGGCCGAGCTGATGCCCTCGGTGCAAGGCCTGCGCCACGCCGAAAAACACCTGCAGCGCTGGATGCGCGCCAGCCGACGTCGGGTCGGCCTGGCCTTCCAGCCGGCCAGCGCACAGGTGCGCTACCAACCGCTGGGCGTGGTCGGCATCATCGTGCCGTGGAACTACCCACTGTTCCTCGCCATCGGCCCGCTGACCTGTGCCCTGGCCGCCGGTAACCGGGTCATGCTCAAGCTCAGCGAAGCCACGCCCGCCACGGGCCAGGCGCTGAAGCAACTGCTTGAGCGCGTATTCCCCAGCGACCTGGTCAGCGTGGTGCTTGGCGAGGTCGAGGTAGGCCAGGCCTTTGCCCGCCTGCCGTTCGATCACCTGTTGTTCACCGGCGCCACCAGCGTGGGGCGCCAGGTAATGCTGGCAGCGGCGCACAACCTGACCCCGGTCACCCTGGAACTGGGCGGCAAGTCGCCAGCTATCGTTTCGGCCGACGTACCGCTGGACACCGCCGCCGAGCGCATCGCCTTCGGCAAGACCCTCAACGCCGGCCAGACCTGTGTCGCCCCCGACTACGTGCTGGTGCCGCGCGAGCGGCTGGAGGCCTTCAGCGACGCCTACCAGCGCGCCGTACGCCGGCTGTACCCACGCATCGCCGACAACCCCGACTACACCGCCATCATCAATCAGCGTCAACTGCAGCGCTTGCAGCACCTGCTGGACGACGCCCGCGCCAAAGGTGCGCAGGTGCTGGACCTGTACCCTGGTGAAACCCGCCAGGGCCGACGTTTGCCACCACACCTGCTGCTGCGGGTGAACGACGGCATGCAGGTGATGCAGGACGAAATCTTCGGCCCGCTACTGCCGCTGGTGCCCTACGACAGCCTCGAGCAGGCACTGGCCTACATCAACCAGCGCCCGCGCCCTCTGGCGCTGTACTACTTCGGCTATGACCGCGCCGCCCAGGAGCAGGTGCTGCGCCACACCCACTCCGGCGGAGTATGCCTGAACGACACCCTGCTGCACGTGGCGCAGGACGACTTGCCGTTCGGCGGCATCGGCCCTTCAGGCATGGGCCATTACCATGGCCATGACGGCTTCCTGACCTTCAGCAAGGCCAAGGCGGTGCTGGCCAAACAACGCTTCAACGCTGCCCGGCTGATCTACCCGCCTTATGGCAAAGCCCTGCAGCGCCTGGTCTTCAAGCTTTTCATCCGTTGA
- a CDS encoding pitrilysin family protein, whose product MNDKIESMPQPTGTNGGFSSLVSAQGVDLDQLEPLQTQVQMWTTEAGTGVKFVETRGLPIVDVVLRFKAGTTQDTEQPGLAALTLYMLDEGSRRYTAARQAAGMERLGAILEKQIRLEHATLSLRSVSTKTILEPALDLLTDLVANPAFLAPALEKVKRQLVQHNASREQRPRLRARSEAFRHLFQDHPYGNPLGSTIQGVAAVSPEDLRAFHQRAYSASNLEIVLVGDLALSEAQAIAQQISQALPQGWSAVDLPAVPVATQATINVEQPGTSSAVLLALPMNVAASDPDFPALVLASEVLGSGLESRLMVELRQRRGLTYDIYSRPSPLSSGGLFTIEWEIAPQYVQGSQDRVAALLRDFIEQGPTQAELQLARKQLAGQLLRGVAQNNSLAALLTEMTQQRQPADHLNTYIERIGRLSPADIRAVMQRWLDLDYKVQVSVGPRVEQQPLPATTP is encoded by the coding sequence ATGAATGACAAGATCGAGAGCATGCCGCAGCCGACTGGCACCAACGGAGGTTTCAGTAGCCTGGTCTCGGCCCAAGGGGTTGACCTTGACCAGCTCGAACCCCTTCAGACGCAGGTGCAGATGTGGACCACGGAAGCAGGCACCGGCGTGAAATTCGTCGAAACACGCGGGCTACCTATCGTCGACGTTGTCTTGCGGTTCAAGGCCGGCACGACCCAGGACACCGAGCAGCCCGGCCTGGCAGCCTTGACGCTATACATGCTCGACGAGGGCAGCCGGCGCTACACGGCTGCCCGGCAAGCTGCGGGCATGGAGCGCCTGGGCGCAATCCTGGAAAAACAGATACGCCTGGAGCATGCAACGCTCAGCCTGCGCAGCGTGAGCACGAAAACGATACTCGAGCCGGCCCTGGACCTGCTTACCGACCTCGTGGCAAACCCGGCTTTCCTCGCACCTGCCCTGGAAAAGGTCAAACGCCAGCTCGTGCAGCACAACGCATCACGCGAACAGCGCCCCAGGCTCAGGGCACGCAGCGAGGCGTTTCGCCATTTGTTCCAGGACCATCCCTACGGCAACCCGCTGGGCAGCACCATTCAAGGCGTGGCCGCCGTCAGCCCTGAAGACTTGCGGGCCTTCCACCAACGCGCCTATAGCGCCAGCAACCTGGAAATCGTGCTTGTCGGGGACCTGGCCCTGAGCGAGGCGCAAGCCATCGCGCAACAGATCAGCCAGGCTCTGCCGCAAGGCTGGTCCGCCGTTGACCTGCCAGCCGTTCCGGTAGCGACCCAAGCAACCATCAACGTCGAACAACCCGGCACCAGCAGTGCAGTACTGCTGGCGCTACCCATGAACGTTGCCGCCAGTGACCCGGATTTCCCAGCCCTGGTGCTGGCCAGTGAAGTGTTGGGGTCAGGCCTCGAATCGCGCCTGATGGTGGAGCTGCGCCAACGCCGCGGCCTGACCTACGACATCTACAGTCGTCCATCACCGTTGAGTAGCGGCGGGCTGTTCACCATCGAGTGGGAGATCGCGCCACAGTACGTGCAAGGTTCGCAGGACCGGGTGGCAGCCTTGTTGCGCGACTTCATCGAGCAAGGGCCAACCCAGGCCGAGCTGCAACTGGCGCGCAAACAGCTGGCGGGGCAATTGCTGCGTGGCGTGGCGCAGAACAACAGCCTGGCAGCATTGCTCACGGAGATGACCCAGCAACGTCAGCCCGCAGACCACCTGAACACCTACATCGAGCGCATCGGCAGGCTGAGCCCGGCAGATATCCGCGCGGTGATGCAGCGCTGGCTCGACCTGGACTATAAGGTGCAGGTCAGTGTCGGGCCACGTGTCGAACAGCAACCGCTGCCAGCCACCACCCCATAG
- the rsmD gene encoding 16S rRNA (guanine(966)-N(2))-methyltransferase RsmD, producing the protein MPRSTPPTRPQSSQSKGQGHLRIIAGEWRSRRLAVPEGEGLRPTPDRVRETVFNWLAPYIEGARVLDAFTGSGALVLEALSRGAEDAVALDSNPAAIANLKNNLEILRCPRGQILQTDALRYLQGPAKQQFDMVFLDPPFHQDLLADTCNLLEQNQWLREQAWVYTESEAAPSSLQLPGNWRLHREKKTGQVHYALWQRG; encoded by the coding sequence ATGCCAAGATCCACCCCACCCACTCGCCCCCAATCGAGCCAAAGCAAAGGCCAGGGTCACCTGCGCATCATCGCCGGCGAGTGGCGCAGCCGTCGCCTGGCAGTGCCCGAAGGTGAGGGCCTGCGACCAACGCCCGATCGCGTGCGGGAAACCGTATTCAACTGGCTGGCGCCGTACATCGAGGGTGCCCGCGTGCTGGACGCCTTTACCGGCAGCGGCGCGCTGGTGCTCGAAGCCTTGTCCCGCGGGGCCGAAGACGCCGTGGCGCTGGACAGCAACCCGGCAGCCATCGCCAACCTGAAGAACAACCTCGAGATCCTGCGCTGCCCGCGCGGGCAAATCCTGCAGACCGACGCCCTGCGCTATTTGCAAGGCCCGGCCAAGCAGCAGTTCGACATGGTGTTCCTCGATCCGCCGTTCCACCAGGACCTGCTGGCCGACACCTGCAACCTCCTGGAACAGAATCAGTGGCTGCGCGAACAGGCGTGGGTCTACACCGAAAGCGAAGCGGCGCCTTCAAGCTTGCAGTTGCCGGGCAACTGGCGCCTGCACCGCGAGAAGAAGACCGGCCAGGTGCATTACGCACTTTGGCAACGGGGCTGA
- the mutM gene encoding bifunctional DNA-formamidopyrimidine glycosylase/DNA-(apurinic or apyrimidinic site) lyase, whose protein sequence is MPELPEVETTRRGIAPHLEGQRVSRVVVRDRRLRWPVPEDLDVRLSGQRIVNVERRAKYLLINAEVGTLISHLGMSGNLRLVELGLPAARHEHVDIELESGLMLRYTDPRRFGAMLWSLDPHNHELLLRLGPEPLTDLFDGERLFQLSRGRSMAVKPFIMDNAVVVGVGNIYATEALFAAGIDPRRAAGGISRARYLKLAIEIKRVLAAAIEQGGTTLRDFIGGDGQPGYFQQELFVYGRGGQPCKVCGTELREVKLGQRASVYCPRCQR, encoded by the coding sequence ATGCCGGAATTGCCAGAAGTAGAAACCACCCGGCGCGGTATTGCGCCTCATCTGGAAGGCCAGCGTGTCAGCCGGGTGGTGGTGCGTGACCGGCGCCTGCGCTGGCCGGTTCCGGAAGACCTGGATGTGCGCCTGTCAGGGCAGCGCATCGTCAATGTCGAGCGGCGTGCCAAGTACCTGTTGATCAACGCCGAGGTCGGTACCCTGATCAGTCACCTGGGCATGTCGGGCAACCTGCGCCTGGTCGAGCTGGGTTTGCCGGCGGCCAGGCATGAGCACGTGGATATCGAGCTGGAGTCGGGGTTGATGCTGCGCTACACCGACCCGCGCCGCTTTGGCGCGATGCTGTGGAGCCTGGACCCGCACAACCATGAACTGCTGTTGCGCCTGGGGCCGGAGCCACTGACCGACCTGTTCGACGGTGAGCGGCTGTTCCAGCTGTCCCGTGGGCGGTCGATGGCGGTCAAGCCGTTCATCATGGACAACGCGGTCGTGGTGGGGGTGGGCAACATCTACGCCACCGAGGCGCTGTTTGCCGCCGGCATCGATCCTCGTCGGGCAGCGGGCGGGATTTCCCGGGCGCGCTACCTGAAGCTGGCGATCGAGATCAAGCGTGTGCTGGCGGCGGCGATCGAGCAGGGTGGCACCACGCTACGCGACTTCATCGGCGGCGACGGGCAGCCGGGGTACTTCCAGCAGGAATTGTTCGTGTACGGGCGGGGCGGGCAGCCGTGCAAGGTATGTGGCACGGAGTTGCGCGAGGTGAAGCTGGGGCAACGGGCGAGTGTGTATTGCCCGCGCTGTCAGCGCTGA
- a CDS encoding sulfurtransferase, translating to MPLAQLITPQQLAERLGSPKLVILDCRFALEDVDYGQRSYAQGHIAGAHFADLERDLSGPVSKGRTGRHPLPDARRLVERLREWGLDADSEVVLYDDGPGAFAARAWWLLAWLGKRSGVAILDGGLKAWHAAHLPLSLDPPPKREGTFSGEPDAKLLIDAEHLGKRLGSADLTLIDARALPRFRGEVEPIDPVAGHIPGAQCAAFTDNLDADGRFLPADQLKQRFAEKLAGRAPEQLVAYCGSGVTACHNLFALALAGYPLGKLYAGSWSEWINDPAHGVATGE from the coding sequence ATGCCACTTGCGCAATTGATCACCCCGCAGCAGTTGGCCGAGCGTCTGGGCTCGCCCAAGTTGGTGATCCTCGACTGCCGCTTTGCCCTCGAGGATGTGGACTATGGCCAACGCAGTTATGCCCAGGGTCATATCGCCGGGGCGCATTTTGCCGACCTCGAGCGCGACCTTAGCGGGCCGGTGAGCAAGGGCCGCACAGGGCGCCACCCGTTGCCCGATGCGCGCCGGCTGGTCGAGCGACTGCGGGAGTGGGGGCTGGACGCTGACAGCGAGGTGGTGCTGTACGACGACGGCCCAGGCGCCTTCGCCGCCCGCGCCTGGTGGCTGCTGGCCTGGCTGGGCAAGCGCAGCGGCGTGGCTATTCTCGATGGTGGCCTGAAAGCCTGGCATGCGGCACATCTGCCGCTGAGCCTGGACCCGCCGCCGAAGCGCGAGGGCACCTTCAGCGGTGAGCCGGACGCCAAGCTGCTGATCGATGCCGAACACCTGGGCAAGCGCCTGGGTAGCGCTGACCTGACCCTGATCGATGCGCGAGCCTTGCCGCGTTTCCGTGGCGAAGTGGAACCGATCGACCCAGTCGCAGGGCATATTCCGGGGGCGCAGTGTGCAGCCTTTACCGACAATCTGGATGCTGACGGGCGCTTTCTGCCGGCGGACCAGCTCAAGCAGCGCTTTGCCGAAAAACTGGCCGGGCGTGCGCCGGAGCAGTTGGTGGCGTATTGCGGATCAGGGGTGACGGCCTGCCATAACCTGTTTGCCCTGGCGTTGGCGGGGTACCCGCTGGGCAAGTTGTATGCCGGGTCGTGGAGCGAGTGGATCAACGATCCCGCTCATGGCGTAGCCACTGGCGAATAA
- a CDS encoding YfhL family 4Fe-4S dicluster ferredoxin, with amino-acid sequence MSLIITDDCINCDVCEPECPNEAISQGEEIYVIDPNLCTQCVGHYDEPQCQQVCPVDCIPLDEAHPETEEELMAKYRRITGKA; translated from the coding sequence ATGTCCCTGATCATCACCGACGATTGCATCAACTGCGACGTCTGCGAACCCGAGTGCCCGAACGAGGCCATCTCCCAAGGCGAAGAGATCTACGTGATCGACCCTAACCTGTGCACCCAGTGCGTGGGCCATTACGACGAGCCGCAATGCCAGCAGGTTTGCCCGGTCGACTGCATCCCGCTGGATGAAGCGCACCCGGAAACCGAAGAAGAGCTGATGGCCAAGTACCGCCGAATCACCGGCAAAGCCTGA
- a CDS encoding pitrilysin family protein encodes MTAPPSPPVPASSVHAFTLANGLRVYLREDHRAPLVSVQLWYHVGSSYEPEGHTGLSHALEHLLFEGSSKLAPGQYATLMTHLGGEPNAFTYADATVFPLTLPCNRVEIALEAMADVMASATLSDAPFARELAVVMAERREDVDNSPLALALEHHLSLAYGNSGHGTPVIGYKTDLGHMTPAAARTWYNTWYHPNNATLAVAGDITLVQLQKLVTRHFAAIPAQRLPTRQTPASPSGQVRRIQTLNWHGLNTGVIVSFNLPSQCTARSGAQACALRLLPDILAEGQASTLQRLLVQNASLLQGLKATYEPWQRGDSLLTLYAFCSPQVTPEFAAERLMQEIEAFRQSAPSREDLQRAKARLLARQLFERDDIGNQAAAIGKQAACGLDPVALDDERQAIEAVTAEQVGLVALEFLTEARAAITFMLHKDMHQEDMHQEESTDE; translated from the coding sequence ATGACCGCACCCCCATCCCCGCCTGTGCCAGCAAGCTCGGTGCACGCCTTTACCCTCGCCAACGGCCTGCGGGTCTACCTGCGTGAAGACCACCGTGCGCCACTGGTCAGCGTACAGCTGTGGTACCACGTAGGTTCCAGCTACGAACCTGAAGGCCACACCGGCCTGTCCCATGCCCTGGAGCATTTGCTGTTCGAAGGCAGCAGCAAACTGGCCCCAGGCCAATATGCAACGCTCATGACCCACCTGGGCGGTGAACCGAATGCCTTCACATACGCCGATGCAACGGTCTTTCCGCTGACATTGCCTTGCAACCGCGTGGAAATTGCGCTGGAAGCGATGGCCGACGTCATGGCCAGCGCCACCCTCAGCGATGCACCCTTTGCCCGTGAACTGGCGGTGGTCATGGCCGAGCGACGCGAGGATGTCGACAACAGCCCCTTGGCACTGGCACTGGAACATCACCTGTCACTGGCCTACGGCAACAGCGGCCATGGCACACCTGTGATTGGCTACAAGACCGACCTGGGCCATATGACCCCGGCGGCGGCGCGCACCTGGTACAACACTTGGTACCACCCCAACAACGCCACGCTCGCCGTGGCCGGCGACATTACTCTGGTGCAGCTGCAAAAGCTGGTGACCCGCCATTTTGCGGCAATCCCCGCCCAGCGCCTGCCAACCCGGCAAACACCCGCCAGCCCCTCCGGGCAGGTTCGGCGCATCCAGACCCTGAACTGGCATGGCCTGAACACCGGCGTGATCGTCAGCTTCAACCTTCCCAGCCAATGCACCGCCCGGTCTGGCGCGCAAGCCTGTGCACTGCGCCTGTTGCCCGACATTCTTGCCGAAGGCCAGGCCAGCACGCTGCAGCGCCTGTTGGTGCAGAACGCTTCGCTGCTACAGGGCCTGAAAGCGACCTATGAGCCCTGGCAGCGTGGTGACAGCCTGCTGACCCTCTACGCATTCTGCAGCCCGCAGGTTACGCCGGAGTTTGCAGCCGAAAGGCTGATGCAGGAAATCGAAGCGTTCCGCCAGTCAGCCCCCTCCAGAGAAGACCTTCAACGCGCCAAGGCTCGCCTGCTGGCCAGGCAACTGTTCGAAAGGGACGATATCGGGAACCAGGCAGCGGCCATTGGCAAACAGGCCGCCTGCGGTCTGGACCCTGTTGCCCTGGACGATGAGCGGCAAGCCATCGAAGCGGTGACAGCCGAGCAGGTAGGCCTGGTTGCCCTGGAATTCCTGACTGAAGCCCGTGCGGCCATCACCTTCATGCTCCACAAGGACATGCACCAGGAGGACATGCACCAGGAGGAAAGTACCGATGAATGA
- a CDS encoding twin-arginine translocation pathway signal protein produces MHRRDLLRFSLGASVFLAGTSLVGCSAQTVATGYQVLRDDDLPLLRALIPVVLAGTQAAETLVLHSLDHKLAALSPEMLKLTQQLFDVLNLPLTRGPLTGVWGTWEQAGAAQVTAFLQRWRDSSLDLLRMGHASLLQLLQMAWYERPESWAACGYPGPPKI; encoded by the coding sequence ATGCACCGCCGAGACCTGCTGCGTTTCAGCCTTGGCGCCAGCGTCTTCCTGGCCGGCACCAGCCTGGTCGGCTGCAGCGCACAAACCGTCGCGACGGGCTACCAGGTATTGCGTGACGACGACCTGCCGTTGCTGCGCGCGCTGATCCCGGTGGTACTGGCCGGCACGCAGGCCGCCGAGACACTGGTGCTGCATAGCCTCGACCACAAGCTGGCGGCGCTGTCGCCAGAAATGCTCAAACTCACCCAGCAGTTGTTCGACGTGCTCAATCTGCCGCTCACCCGTGGTCCCCTGACCGGCGTCTGGGGCACCTGGGAGCAAGCCGGCGCCGCGCAGGTCACCGCCTTCCTGCAACGTTGGCGGGACAGCTCGCTTGACCTGCTGCGCATGGGCCACGCCTCGCTGCTGCAGTTGCTGCAGATGGCCTGGTACGAACGCCCCGAATCCTGGGCCGCCTGCGGTTACCCGGGGCCACCGAAAATCTGA
- a CDS encoding HDOD domain-containing protein codes for MPPQPQIMVDLQFEQYMPDPDLETIAKLISQDPGLSGALLKLVNSPHFGLSNKIGSIQRAVNLLGSRSIINLINAQSIKGEMTDETIVTLNRFWDTAQDVAMTCLTLAKRTGIQPADEAYTLGLFHDCGVPLMLKRFPDYMEVLEEAYAKADEETRVVDTENHAFNTNHSVVGYFTAKSWRLPEHLSAAIANHHNALAVFRDESSRNTQLKNLLAVLKMAEHICASYRVLGNQAVDHEWNVVGPLVLDYIGLSEYDFENLKQNIRELGGH; via the coding sequence ATTCCGCCGCAACCGCAGATCATGGTCGATCTGCAGTTCGAGCAGTACATGCCAGACCCGGACCTGGAAACCATCGCCAAGCTGATTTCGCAGGACCCGGGCCTCTCGGGCGCCTTGCTCAAGCTGGTCAACTCCCCGCATTTCGGCCTTTCCAACAAGATCGGCTCGATCCAGCGCGCGGTGAACCTGCTGGGCAGCCGTTCGATCATCAACCTGATCAACGCCCAGTCGATCAAGGGCGAGATGACCGACGAAACCATCGTTACCCTCAACCGCTTCTGGGACACTGCCCAGGACGTGGCGATGACCTGCCTGACCCTGGCCAAGCGCACCGGCATCCAGCCGGCGGACGAAGCTTATACCCTGGGCCTGTTCCATGACTGTGGCGTGCCGCTGATGCTCAAGCGCTTCCCCGATTACATGGAGGTGCTGGAGGAGGCCTATGCCAAGGCCGACGAGGAGACCCGCGTGGTCGACACCGAAAACCACGCGTTCAACACCAACCATTCGGTAGTCGGCTATTTCACCGCCAAGTCCTGGCGCTTGCCGGAGCACCTGAGCGCGGCCATCGCCAACCACCACAATGCCCTGGCGGTGTTCCGCGACGAGAGCTCGCGCAATACCCAGCTGAAAAACCTGCTGGCGGTACTGAAAATGGCCGAGCACATCTGCGCCTCCTACCGGGTACTGGGCAACCAGGCCGTGGACCACGAATGGAATGTGGTCGGCCCGCTGGTGCTCGATTACATTGGTTTGTCGGAATACGATTTCGAAAACCTCAAGCAGAACATTCGCGAGTTGGGCGGGCACTGA
- a CDS encoding TetR/AcrR family transcriptional regulator, whose translation MAPRMKTRERIVQNSLELFNQQGERSVSTNHIAAHMEISPGNLYYHFPNKQAIIALLFSQYEELVDSFLRPPQGRAATVEDKRFYLKALLAAMWNYRFLHRDLEHLLDSDPELAARYRRFSERCLRQGQAIYRGFVEAGILAMAPAQIESLTINAWIVLTSWVRFLSTTREHSAHLGEEAFKRGVYQVLVLELGFVTDNARNAVDALCQEFHVPFNQALEH comes from the coding sequence ATGGCCCCGCGCATGAAGACCCGAGAGCGCATCGTGCAGAACAGCCTGGAGCTGTTCAACCAGCAGGGCGAACGCAGCGTCAGTACCAACCACATTGCCGCGCACATGGAGATTTCGCCCGGCAACCTGTATTACCACTTTCCCAACAAGCAGGCGATCATTGCCCTGTTGTTCAGCCAGTACGAAGAGCTGGTGGACAGTTTCCTGCGCCCGCCGCAAGGCCGCGCCGCGACCGTGGAGGACAAGCGCTTCTACCTCAAGGCCCTGCTGGCGGCGATGTGGAACTACCGTTTTCTGCACCGCGACCTGGAGCACCTGCTGGACAGCGACCCGGAGCTGGCCGCCCGTTATCGGCGCTTTTCCGAACGCTGCCTACGGCAGGGCCAGGCGATCTACCGCGGTTTCGTCGAGGCGGGCATCCTGGCCATGGCACCGGCGCAGATCGAATCGCTGACCATCAATGCCTGGATCGTGCTGACGTCCTGGGTGCGTTTTCTCAGCACGACGCGAGAGCATTCCGCGCACCTGGGTGAAGAGGCCTTCAAGCGTGGCGTCTACCAGGTACTGGTGCTGGAGCTCGGCTTCGTCACCGATAACGCCCGCAATGCCGTGGACGCTCTGTGCCAGGAATTCCATGTACCGTTCAACCAGGCCCTGGAGCACTAG
- a CDS encoding hydrolase, translating into MPSPSTTFRPAIGLSNPHLQTLWGPLWRKLPELQRDRERLWLADGDFIDLDWHGPHQPHAPLVLVLHGLTGSSRSPYVKGLQQALQGRGWASVAVNWRGCSGEPNLLPRSYHSGASEDLAEIVSHLRAQRPLAPLYAVGYSLGGNVLLKYLGESGIASQLQAAVAVSVPFRLDHCADRIGQGFSKVYQAHFMREMLAYVQLKQRHFQDKGQHERLATLQRLGPLGNLRTFWDFDGKVTAPLNGFRDAHDYYRRSSSHFFLRQNRTPTLIIHSSDDPFVAGHSLPTPRELAPQTHFELHSRGGHVGFVDGSLRNPGYYLERRIPQWLTEGT; encoded by the coding sequence ATGCCCAGCCCCAGCACCACCTTCCGCCCGGCCATCGGCCTGTCCAACCCCCACCTGCAAACCCTGTGGGGGCCGCTGTGGCGCAAGCTGCCCGAACTGCAGCGCGACCGCGAGCGGCTGTGGCTGGCCGATGGCGATTTCATCGACCTGGACTGGCACGGCCCGCACCAGCCGCATGCACCGTTGGTGCTGGTGCTGCACGGGCTGACCGGGTCATCCCGATCGCCCTACGTCAAAGGCTTGCAGCAAGCGCTGCAAGGCCGCGGCTGGGCCAGTGTGGCGGTGAACTGGCGCGGTTGCTCGGGCGAGCCCAACCTGCTGCCACGCAGCTACCATTCAGGCGCCAGCGAAGACCTGGCCGAAATCGTCAGCCACCTGCGCGCCCAGCGCCCATTGGCGCCGTTGTATGCGGTGGGTTATTCGCTAGGGGGCAATGTGCTGCTGAAGTACCTGGGCGAAAGCGGTATTGCCAGCCAGTTGCAGGCAGCGGTGGCGGTGTCGGTGCCGTTTCGTCTGGACCACTGCGCCGACCGTATCGGCCAAGGCTTTTCAAAGGTCTACCAGGCGCATTTCATGCGTGAGATGCTTGCTTATGTGCAGCTCAAACAGCGGCACTTCCAGGACAAGGGCCAGCATGAACGGCTGGCGACGCTGCAACGGCTGGGGCCGCTGGGCAACTTGCGTACGTTCTGGGATTTCGACGGCAAGGTCACCGCACCGCTGAACGGCTTTCGTGATGCGCACGACTACTACCGCCGCTCATCGAGTCATTTCTTCCTCCGCCAGAACCGCACGCCGACGCTGATCATTCACTCCAGTGATGACCCTTTCGTCGCCGGCCACAGCCTGCCCACGCCCCGCGAACTAGCGCCGCAGACCCACTTCGAACTGCACAGCCGCGGCGGCCATGTGGGCTTTGTCGACGGAAGCCTGCGCAACCCTGGGTATTACCTGGAGCGGCGGATTCCGCAGTGGTTGACGGAAGGCACATAA
- the coaD gene encoding pantetheine-phosphate adenylyltransferase, with protein MNRVLYPGTFDPITKGHGDLVERASRLFDHVIIAVAASPKKNPLFPLEQRVELAREVTKHLPNVEVIGFSSLLAHFAKEQGANVFLRGLRAVSDFEYEFQLANMNRQLAPDVESLFLTPSERYSFISSTLVREIAALGGDISKFVHPVVAEALTERFKK; from the coding sequence ATGAACCGAGTGTTGTACCCGGGTACTTTCGACCCCATTACCAAAGGCCATGGCGACCTGGTCGAGCGCGCCTCGCGGCTGTTCGACCACGTGATCATCGCGGTGGCGGCCAGCCCCAAGAAAAACCCGCTGTTCCCGCTGGAACAACGGGTGGAGCTCGCCCGTGAGGTCACCAAGCACCTGCCCAATGTCGAAGTCATCGGCTTCTCCTCGCTGCTGGCGCATTTCGCCAAGGAACAGGGCGCCAACGTCTTCCTGCGTGGCCTGCGCGCGGTGTCCGACTTCGAGTACGAGTTCCAGCTGGCGAACATGAACCGGCAACTGGCCCCCGACGTCGAAAGCCTGTTCCTTACGCCTTCGGAGCGCTACTCGTTCATTTCCTCGACCCTGGTCCGGGAAATTGCCGCACTGGGCGGTGATATCAGCAAGTTCGTCCACCCGGTGGTGGCCGAGGCGCTGACCGAACGCTTCAAGAAGTGA